One window of Microbacterium sp. 1S1 genomic DNA carries:
- a CDS encoding MFS transporter, giving the protein MSASDVSVKEVRSLVPARMDRLPWSRFHWMIVVGLGFSWILDGLEVQIVAANGYAQTLGMGPAEVGLAGTCYLLGQVFGALVFGRLADRLGRKNLFLLSLAVYLVGSAVAGLAFAPWFFYIWRFVAGAGIGGEYAAINSAIDEIIPAKYRGRVDIAINGTYWGGAALGAVANMFFLNTDILPADIGWRLSFFVGPILGILIIWLRRHIPESPRWQMTHGREEEAERNVDGIEERIRKEGKTIEPVDESKAITVKEYGSVPFLVIAKVLFQKYPRRTLVGITMMVTQSFLYNAIFFTYALVLENFYDTPPASASQYFIVFAIGNLAGALILGHFFDTWGRRRMLFGTYVLAGLILLVSAFLFNAGVLNAGTHTAFWCASFFFASAGASAAYLTVSEIFPLELRSQVISYVFSIGQLVGAVAPVLYGALIGASAESGDRGPLFWGYVLGAAIMMFGGVVCGIFGVSAAGKSLEDIADPLSLVEPAKKGVTPGS; this is encoded by the coding sequence ATGTCCGCATCCGACGTCAGCGTCAAGGAGGTCCGGTCACTCGTCCCGGCGCGGATGGACCGACTCCCCTGGTCGCGATTCCACTGGATGATCGTCGTCGGACTCGGTTTCTCCTGGATCCTGGACGGGCTCGAAGTGCAGATCGTCGCGGCCAACGGCTACGCGCAGACGCTGGGGATGGGCCCGGCCGAGGTCGGTCTCGCGGGCACCTGCTACCTGCTGGGCCAGGTCTTCGGCGCTCTCGTGTTCGGTCGCCTCGCCGACCGCCTCGGACGCAAGAACCTCTTCCTGCTCTCCCTCGCGGTATACCTCGTCGGCTCGGCCGTCGCCGGCCTGGCGTTCGCTCCCTGGTTCTTCTACATCTGGCGCTTCGTCGCGGGCGCGGGCATCGGTGGCGAGTACGCGGCCATCAACTCCGCCATCGACGAGATCATCCCGGCGAAGTACCGCGGCCGAGTGGACATCGCCATCAACGGCACCTATTGGGGCGGTGCGGCGCTCGGTGCCGTGGCCAACATGTTCTTCCTCAACACCGACATCCTTCCCGCCGACATCGGCTGGCGGCTGAGCTTCTTCGTCGGACCGATCCTCGGCATCCTCATCATCTGGCTGCGTCGCCACATCCCGGAGAGCCCGCGCTGGCAGATGACCCACGGTCGCGAGGAGGAGGCGGAGCGCAACGTCGACGGGATCGAGGAGCGCATCCGCAAGGAGGGCAAGACGATCGAGCCCGTCGACGAGAGCAAGGCCATCACGGTCAAGGAGTACGGCAGCGTCCCGTTCCTCGTGATCGCGAAGGTGCTGTTCCAGAAGTACCCGCGGCGCACCCTCGTCGGCATCACGATGATGGTGACGCAATCCTTCCTCTACAACGCGATCTTCTTCACCTACGCCCTCGTGCTCGAGAACTTCTACGACACCCCGCCGGCGTCGGCGTCGCAGTACTTCATCGTCTTCGCCATCGGCAACCTCGCGGGCGCCCTCATCCTCGGCCACTTCTTCGACACGTGGGGTCGGCGGCGGATGCTCTTCGGCACCTATGTGCTCGCGGGGCTGATCCTGCTCGTCAGCGCCTTCCTCTTCAACGCGGGCGTGCTCAACGCGGGCACGCACACGGCGTTCTGGTGCGCGTCGTTCTTCTTCGCGTCGGCCGGAGCGTCCGCCGCGTACCTGACGGTGAGCGAGATCTTCCCGCTCGAACTGCGCAGCCAGGTGATCTCGTACGTGTTCTCGATCGGGCAGCTCGTCGGCGCCGTGGCCCCGGTGCTCTACGGAGCGCTGATCGGTGCGAGCGCGGAGTCCGGCGACCGCGGCCCGCTGTTCTGGGGATACGTGCTCGGGGCGGCGATCATGATGTTCGGTGGCGTCGTGTGCGGCATCTTCGGTGTGAGCGCGGCCGGCAAGTCGCTGGAGGACATCGCGGATCCGCTCTCGCTCGTGGAACCCGCGAAGAAGGGCGTGACGCCCGGCTCCTGA
- a CDS encoding ClbS/DfsB family four-helix bundle protein → MSGVPATKDQLLAAIETSYARLSDDLDRVPAAHVREKVLPGHAAGTSISPADLVAYLIGWNEQVLIWNERRAAGLPDEFPAPGAAWNDLGSLALRFYREHEHESWDDLRARLDDAERRIVELVRDRSEEELYGAPWYRRWTLGRMISLNTSSPYANARSRLRRWLRTL, encoded by the coding sequence ATGTCCGGCGTCCCTGCGACGAAGGATCAGCTGCTCGCCGCCATCGAGACGTCCTACGCCCGACTGTCCGACGACCTCGACCGGGTGCCTGCGGCCCACGTCCGGGAGAAGGTGCTCCCGGGGCACGCGGCCGGCACCTCGATCAGTCCCGCCGATCTCGTGGCCTACCTCATCGGCTGGAACGAGCAGGTCCTCATCTGGAACGAGCGCCGCGCCGCTGGCCTCCCCGACGAGTTCCCGGCGCCCGGTGCGGCGTGGAACGACCTCGGGTCACTCGCGCTCCGCTTCTACCGCGAGCACGAGCACGAGTCCTGGGACGACCTCCGCGCCCGCCTCGACGACGCTGAACGCCGGATCGTGGAGCTCGTCCGCGACCGCTCGGAGGAAGAGCTCTACGGCGCCCCCTGGTACCGGAGATGGACGCTCGGACGCATGATCTCGCTCAACACCTCGTCGCCGTACGCGAACGCACGGAGCCGGCTGCGCCGCTGGCTCCGCACGCTCTGA
- a CDS encoding bifunctional 2-methylcitrate synthase/citrate synthase encodes MTEPDIKKGLAGVVVDTTAISKVNPETNSLLYRGYPVQELAETQSFEAVAYLLWHGELPTGDELAAFRLEERKHRALADNVKAAIDLVPLEAHPMDEVRTAVSLIGASDPEAGGSVLDAGGSPEQNLARSIRLFAALPAIVAYGQRRRRGQELIAPRDDLDYSANFLWMTFGEEADPVVVDAFNRSMILYAEHSFNASTFTARVITSTLSDIYSAVVGAIGALKGPLHGGANEAVLHIFTEIGSADAVEAWLDKALAEKRKIMGFGHRVYKNGDSRVPTMKAALDTLVAHYGREDVAALYDALESQFVERKGIHPNLDYPSGPAYSLIGFDTLTFTPLFVAARVTGWTAHVIEQAGANALIRPLSHYDGPDERHVAG; translated from the coding sequence ATGACCGAGCCGGACATCAAGAAGGGCCTCGCAGGGGTCGTCGTCGACACGACAGCCATCTCGAAGGTCAACCCCGAGACGAACAGCCTGCTGTATCGCGGCTACCCCGTGCAGGAGCTCGCCGAGACGCAGTCCTTCGAAGCCGTGGCGTACCTGCTGTGGCACGGCGAGTTGCCGACGGGAGACGAGCTCGCCGCGTTCCGGCTGGAGGAGCGGAAGCACCGCGCCCTGGCCGACAACGTCAAGGCCGCGATCGACCTCGTGCCGCTCGAGGCGCACCCGATGGACGAGGTGCGCACCGCCGTGAGCCTGATCGGCGCGTCCGACCCCGAGGCCGGCGGTTCCGTGCTCGACGCCGGTGGCAGCCCCGAGCAGAACCTGGCGCGCAGCATCCGCCTGTTCGCCGCGCTGCCGGCCATCGTCGCGTACGGTCAGCGTCGTCGCCGCGGGCAGGAGCTCATCGCCCCGCGCGACGACCTCGACTACTCCGCGAACTTCCTCTGGATGACGTTCGGCGAGGAGGCCGACCCGGTCGTGGTCGACGCCTTCAACCGCTCGATGATCCTCTACGCCGAGCACTCCTTCAACGCCTCGACGTTCACCGCCCGGGTCATCACCTCCACCCTCAGCGACATCTACTCGGCTGTGGTCGGGGCCATCGGCGCGCTCAAGGGCCCGCTGCACGGCGGGGCGAACGAGGCCGTGCTGCACATCTTCACGGAGATCGGCTCGGCGGACGCCGTGGAGGCGTGGCTCGACAAGGCCCTCGCGGAGAAGCGCAAAATAATGGGCTTCGGGCACCGTGTCTACAAGAACGGCGACTCCCGGGTGCCGACGATGAAGGCCGCGCTGGACACCCTCGTCGCGCACTACGGCCGGGAGGACGTGGCGGCGCTGTACGACGCGCTGGAGTCGCAGTTCGTCGAGCGCAAGGGCATCCACCCGAACCTCGACTACCCGTCCGGCCCCGCGTACAGCCTCATCGGCTTCGACACGCTCACCTTCACGCCGCTGTTCGTCGCGGCGAGGGTGACGGGGTGGACGGCGCACGTCATCGAGCAGGCCGGCGCCAACGCCCTGATCCGTCCGCTGTCGCACTACGACGGCCCCGACGAGCGGCACGTCGCGGGCTGA